In a single window of the Thamnophis elegans isolate rThaEle1 chromosome 8, rThaEle1.pri, whole genome shotgun sequence genome:
- the BHLHE22 gene encoding class E basic helix-loop-helix protein 22, whose amino-acid sequence MERALNLPTDEDLFHKSYSASAKRMESAFRSPPGLDLAAHQQQQRDSRQAPSPLSCYEPADSEVLLRESAAGALVAGDPLGSSVCVKYGQSTTSRSSVAESSGGEQSPDDDSDGRCELLLRGPGGGSGSGVVVSSGGALLKAPEGGACSNSHHGGGGGGKKSKEQKALRLNINARERRRMHDLNDALDELRAVIPYAHSPSVRKLSKIATLLLAKNYILMQAQALDEMRRLVAYLNQGQAISAASLPSSAAAAAAAAAALHPALGAYEQAAAGYPFSAGLPPATSCPEKCAIFNSVSSSLCKQCTEKP is encoded by the coding sequence ATGGAGAGGGCGCTAAACCTGCCCACAGACGAAGACTTATTCCACAAGAGCTACAGCGCCTCGGCCAAGAGAATGGAGTCCGCCTTCCGTTCACCCCCGGGGCTCGACCTGGCCGCCCACCAGCAACAGCAGCGCGACTCGCGGCAAGCGCCGTCTCCCCTCAGCTGCTACGAGCCGGCTGACTCCGAGGTGCTCCTGAGGGAAAGCGCGGCCGGGGCGCTGGTGGCCGGGGACCCTCTGGGCAGCTCGGTCTGCGTCAAGTACGGGCAGAGCACCACCAGCCGCAGCTCGGTAGCCGAGAGCAGCGGCGGCGAGCAGAGCCCGGACGACGACAGCGACGGGCGCTGCGAGTTGCTCCTCCGGGGCCCCGGCGGAGGAAGCGGCTCCGGAGTCGTCGTCAGCTCTGGGGGCGCCCTCCTCAAGGCGCCGGAGGGCGGCGCCTGCTCCAACAGCCaccacggcggcggcggcgggggcaaGAAGTCCAAGGAGCAGAAGGCACTGCGGCTCAACATCAACGCCCGCGAACGGAGGCGCATGCACGACCTGAACGACGCGCTGGACGAGCTGAGGGCCGTCATCCCTTACGCCCACAGCCCCTCGGTGCGGAAGCTCTCCAAGATCGCCACGCTTCTCCTGGCCAAGAACTATATCCTGATGCAGGCGCAGGCCCTCGATGAGATGCGCCGCCTCGTCGCTTATCTCAACCAGGGCCAGGCGATTTCGGCGGCCTCGCTGCCCTCTTCGGCGGCGGCCGCGGCGGCCGCAGCGGCCGCTTTGCACCCGGCTCTCGGGGCCTATGAGCAGGCGGCGGCAGGCTACCCTTTCAGTGCCGGCCTGCCTCCCGCCACCTCTTGCCCGGAAAAATGTGCCATTTTCAACAGCGTCTCGTCCAGTCTTTGCAAACAGTGCACGGAGAAGCCTTAA